In Urechidicola croceus, a single window of DNA contains:
- a CDS encoding DUF58 domain-containing protein: protein MSDISVKHISELKNIELLANQVVEGFITGMHKSPFHGFSVEFAEHRLYNKGESTKHIDWKLFAKTEKLYVKRYEEETNLRCHIIVDNSASMHYPEIKNPTIDNLNKICFSAIASAALMDILKRQRDAVGLSIYSDDFEYYAPEKGSDAHRRMLFKQLEELLHSKPKKVTSTYKILHQVAEKIHRRSLIFLFTDMFQDDKEEEELFEALRHLKYNKHEVVLFHTYDGKRELNFDFDNTPKNFVDVETGEHINLYADSVKSEYKKVVQEYFNNLKMKCMQYKIDYVPVDINKDFHQVLISYLISRKKIM from the coding sequence ATGAGCGACATTTCCGTAAAACACATATCCGAATTAAAAAATATAGAACTGTTAGCCAATCAGGTAGTTGAGGGTTTTATTACAGGAATGCATAAAAGCCCGTTTCATGGGTTTTCTGTTGAGTTTGCCGAACATCGTTTGTATAATAAAGGAGAAAGTACAAAGCATATTGATTGGAAGTTGTTTGCCAAAACAGAAAAGTTATACGTAAAACGTTACGAAGAGGAAACAAATTTAAGATGTCATATTATCGTTGATAATTCGGCTTCGATGCACTATCCAGAGATTAAAAACCCTACAATTGATAATTTAAATAAAATTTGTTTTTCTGCAATAGCATCAGCTGCATTAATGGATATTTTAAAACGTCAGCGTGATGCGGTAGGGCTTAGTATTTATTCTGATGATTTTGAGTATTACGCGCCAGAAAAAGGAAGTGATGCTCATAGGCGTATGTTATTTAAACAACTTGAAGAATTGCTTCATTCAAAACCGAAAAAGGTAACTTCAACATATAAGATATTACATCAAGTTGCTGAAAAAATTCACCGTAGATCTTTAATTTTTTTATTTACTGATATGTTTCAAGACGATAAAGAAGAGGAAGAACTATTTGAAGCTTTACGTCATTTAAAATACAATAAGCATGAAGTTGTATTATTTCACACATACGATGGTAAGCGAGAATTAAATTTTGATTTTGATAACACACCAAAAAACTTTGTTGATGTAGAAACAGGAGAACATATTAATTTATATGCAGATTCTGTAAAGAGTGAATATAAAAAGGTAGTGCAGGAATATTTTAATAACTTGAAAATGAAATGCATGCAATATAAGATTGATTATGTGCCTGTGGATATTAATAAAGACTTTCATCAAGTGTTGATTTCATATTTAATTAGTCGAAAAAAAATTATGTGA